In one window of Vespa crabro chromosome 6, iyVesCrab1.2, whole genome shotgun sequence DNA:
- the LOC124425180 gene encoding allatostatin-A receptor-like isoform X2: METTWDIGILNFTKELNLSFCNGTYIENCKEFELDEIGYDRDLIEKIVRVIVPVFFGMIGILGLIGNTLVVIVVAANPGMRSTTNILIINLAVADLLFVIFCIPFTATDFVLPFWPFGNIWCKIVQYLIIVTAYASVYTLVLMSLDRYLAVVHPITSMSWRTENHAILAICIAWAFIFALSTPALVIHGEDLDDSSTACRILPQYDWSFFQVSFFLTSYLLPLTLICVFYVCMLVRLWRGARVSAESRRGRRRVTRLVLVVVGVFAICWCPIQVILVTKSLEAYPLKSATIMVQIASHILAYTNSCVNPILYAFLSDNFRKAFRKIIYCRPRQDPQRSGPSTKTTRAASTGDIL; the protein is encoded by the exons ATGGAGACTACCTGGGACATTGGGATCTTAAATTTTACGAAAGAATTAAATCTAAGCTTTTGCAATGGcacatatattgaaaattgcaAAGAATTTGAACTTGATGAAATTGGCTATGATCGTGATCTTATAGAGAAGATCGTCCGTGTGATAGTGCCGGTTTTTTTTGGGATGATTGGTATACTCGGTTTGATTGGAAATACTCTCGTGGTCATTGTTGTAGCTGCAAATCCAGGCATGAGATCAACTACTAATATTCTCATCATTAATCTCGCAGTGGCCGATCTTCTTTTCGTCATATTTTGCATACCGTTCACAGCGACTGATTTTGTCTTACCTTTCTGGCCATTTGGTAATATCTGGTGTAAGATCGTTCAATATCTTATCATCGTCACTGCCTATGCTAGCGTCTACACGTTGGTCCTTATGAGTCTCGACAG GTATTTGGCGGTGGTTCATCCGATAACATCGATGTCTTGGAGAACAGAGAACCATGCGATTTTAGCGATTTGCATCGCATGGGCATTTATATTTGCTTTATCTACACCAGCTCTCGTTATTCATGGCGAG GACTTGGACGATTCGTCGACGGCTTGTCGGATCCTACCGCAATATGATTGGTCCTTTTTCCAGGTATCCTTCTTCCTAACGAGTTACTTGCTGCCATTGACGTTGATATGCGTCTTTTATGTCTGTATGCTTGTCAGACTATGGCGTGGTGCTCGTGTGAGTGCCGAGAGtcgacgaggaagaagaagagtgacTCGTTTGGTTCTCGTCGTTGTAGGCGTTTTCGCTATATGTTGGTGTCCGATCCAG gtGATATTAGTTACGAAGTCTTTAGAGGCGTATCCTTTAAAATCGGCGACGATTATGGTCCAGATAGCGAGTCACATTCTGGCATATACCAATAGCTGCGTCAACCCTATCCTTTACGCTTTTCTCAGCGATAATTTCCGAAAGGCCTTTCGGAAAATCATCTATTGCAGGCCACGACAAGATCCACAAAGATCGGGTCCATCTACAAAAACTACAAGAGCCGCTAGCACCGGTGACATCCTATGA
- the LOC124425179 gene encoding uncharacterized protein LOC124425179 translates to MEQRSMSDVIKKMQPLLRKFEGDEELVIHEAKDEAGSNLGDNYTSVMIRTIVIGKYGNGTPYKKSFMTKILPHFRPVAQFINTEALYVTEGYMYEKILPIIGDYGPRCIYIDKDEIIMEDLRKEGYINCKRHDYLDLEHTLFTIQILAKWHAKSLSIKLKDPENFEKLASPLKENFFPVDNNIAVGKTVEESLLSTIDHLESIKFQTAELKKAIEYVRSLRNKCYDMMAKLFSLPKDRYFTICHGDTWMNNILYKHDKNGQVYDLKLVDYQISRYSSVASDFHYFIYSSVRSCIIEDSYDNLIELYHRTFVEKLREYGVSEEDLKNLTMEWFKSELQKFSLCGLLSGFFFVHIVLADENSVIDMDKITVNDIENMQFFNAEISPIKAERFKFITLHYLRMYNQ, encoded by the exons atggagCAGAGATCTATGTCAG ATGTCATAAAGAAGATGCAGCCTTTGTTGAGGAAGTTTGAAGGTGATGAAGAACTCGTTATTCATGAAGCCAAAGATGAGGCGGGTTCCAATTTGGGTGACAACTATACCTCCGTTATGATCAGAACAATAGTCATCGGAAAATATGGAAACGGAACTC cttataaaaaaagttttatgaCGAAGATACTTCCCCATTTCCGTCCTGTTGCCCAATTCATCAATACTGAGGCTTTATACGTCACCGAAGGATACATGTACGAAAAGATTCTTCCTATTATCGGTGATTATGGTCCACGCTGCATTTACATCGACAAAGACGAAATTATTATGGAAGATTTGCGCAAAGAAGGGTACATTAATTGCAAAAGACACGATTATCTTGATTTGGAACATACCTTGTTCACCATTCAG ATTTTGGCGAAGTGGCACGCGAAGTCTTTGTCGATAAAATTGAAGGATCccgaaaatttcgaaaaattggCAAGTCCATTGAAGGAAAACTTTTTCCCggtagataataatatcgccGTTGGTAAGACCGTTGAAGAGAGTCTGCTTAGTACGATCGATCATTTGGAGTCAATAAAGTTTCAGACGGCAGAGTTGAAAAAGGCGATAGAGTATGTGAGATCACTCAGAAATAAATGCTATGACATGATGGCAAAATTGTTTTCCTTACCAAAAGATAGATATTTTACTATCTGTCATGGGGATACTTGGATGAACAATATCCTTTATAAACACGATAAGAACGGTCAAGTGTATGATTTAAAATTAGTTGATTATCAAATATCTCGGTATTCATCCGTTGCCAGTGACTTccattatttcatttactCGAGCGTAAGATCTTGCATTATTGAAGATAGTTATGATAATTTGATCGAACTTTATCACCGTACATTTGTGGAAAAGCTGAGAGAGTACGGCGTTTCCGAAGAAGATCTTAAGAATTTGACCATGGAATGGTTCAAATCGGAATTACAAAAATTCAGTTTGTGTGGATTGCTCAGtggattcttttttgttcacaTAGTACTCGCTGACGAGAATAGCGTTATAGATATGGATAAAATAACCGTCAACGATATAGAAAACATGCAATTTTTTAATGCGGAAATAAGTCCAATCAAAGCCGAGAGATTTAAATTCATAACTTTGCATTATCTTCGAATGTATAACCAGTAG
- the LOC124425180 gene encoding allatostatin-A receptor-like isoform X3 → METTWDIGILNFTKELNLSFCNGTYIENCKEFELDEIGYDRDLIEKIVRVIVPVFFGMIGILGLIGNTLVVIVVAANPGMRSTTNILIINLAVADLLFVIFCIPFTATDFVLPFWPFGNIWCKIVQYLIIVTAYASVYTLVLMSLDRFTLRFRTWTIRRRLVGSYRNMIGPFSRLWRGARVSAESRRGRRRVTRLVLVVVGVFAICWCPIQVILVTKSLEAYPLKSATIMVQIASHILAYTNSCVNPILYAFLSDNFRKAFRKIIYCRPRQDPQRSGPSTKTTRAASTGDIL, encoded by the exons ATGGAGACTACCTGGGACATTGGGATCTTAAATTTTACGAAAGAATTAAATCTAAGCTTTTGCAATGGcacatatattgaaaattgcaAAGAATTTGAACTTGATGAAATTGGCTATGATCGTGATCTTATAGAGAAGATCGTCCGTGTGATAGTGCCGGTTTTTTTTGGGATGATTGGTATACTCGGTTTGATTGGAAATACTCTCGTGGTCATTGTTGTAGCTGCAAATCCAGGCATGAGATCAACTACTAATATTCTCATCATTAATCTCGCAGTGGCCGATCTTCTTTTCGTCATATTTTGCATACCGTTCACAGCGACTGATTTTGTCTTACCTTTCTGGCCATTTGGTAATATCTGGTGTAAGATCGTTCAATATCTTATCATCGTCACTGCCTATGCTAGCGTCTACACGTTGGTCCTTATGAGTCTCGACAG ATTCACTTTACGTTTCAGGACTTGGACGATTCGTCGACGGCTTGTCGGATCCTACCGCAATATGATTGGTCCTTTTTCCAG ACTATGGCGTGGTGCTCGTGTGAGTGCCGAGAGtcgacgaggaagaagaagagtgacTCGTTTGGTTCTCGTCGTTGTAGGCGTTTTCGCTATATGTTGGTGTCCGATCCAG gtGATATTAGTTACGAAGTCTTTAGAGGCGTATCCTTTAAAATCGGCGACGATTATGGTCCAGATAGCGAGTCACATTCTGGCATATACCAATAGCTGCGTCAACCCTATCCTTTACGCTTTTCTCAGCGATAATTTCCGAAAGGCCTTTCGGAAAATCATCTATTGCAGGCCACGACAAGATCCACAAAGATCGGGTCCATCTACAAAAACTACAAGAGCCGCTAGCACCGGTGACATCCTATGA
- the LOC124425180 gene encoding allatostatin-A receptor-like isoform X1, with protein sequence METTWDIGILNFTKELNLSFCNGTYIENCKEFELDEIGYDRDLIEKIVRVIVPVFFGMIGILGLIGNTLVVIVVAANPGMRSTTNILIINLAVADLLFVIFCIPFTATDFVLPFWPFGNIWCKIVQYLIIVTAYASVYTLVLMSLDRYLAVVHPITSMSWRTENHAILAICIAWAFIFALSTPALVIHGEIHFTFQDLDDSSTACRILPQYDWSFFQVSFFLTSYLLPLTLICVFYVCMLVRLWRGARVSAESRRGRRRVTRLVLVVVGVFAICWCPIQVILVTKSLEAYPLKSATIMVQIASHILAYTNSCVNPILYAFLSDNFRKAFRKIIYCRPRQDPQRSGPSTKTTRAASTGDIL encoded by the exons ATGGAGACTACCTGGGACATTGGGATCTTAAATTTTACGAAAGAATTAAATCTAAGCTTTTGCAATGGcacatatattgaaaattgcaAAGAATTTGAACTTGATGAAATTGGCTATGATCGTGATCTTATAGAGAAGATCGTCCGTGTGATAGTGCCGGTTTTTTTTGGGATGATTGGTATACTCGGTTTGATTGGAAATACTCTCGTGGTCATTGTTGTAGCTGCAAATCCAGGCATGAGATCAACTACTAATATTCTCATCATTAATCTCGCAGTGGCCGATCTTCTTTTCGTCATATTTTGCATACCGTTCACAGCGACTGATTTTGTCTTACCTTTCTGGCCATTTGGTAATATCTGGTGTAAGATCGTTCAATATCTTATCATCGTCACTGCCTATGCTAGCGTCTACACGTTGGTCCTTATGAGTCTCGACAG GTATTTGGCGGTGGTTCATCCGATAACATCGATGTCTTGGAGAACAGAGAACCATGCGATTTTAGCGATTTGCATCGCATGGGCATTTATATTTGCTTTATCTACACCAGCTCTCGTTATTCATGGCGAG ATTCACTTTACGTTTCAGGACTTGGACGATTCGTCGACGGCTTGTCGGATCCTACCGCAATATGATTGGTCCTTTTTCCAGGTATCCTTCTTCCTAACGAGTTACTTGCTGCCATTGACGTTGATATGCGTCTTTTATGTCTGTATGCTTGTCAGACTATGGCGTGGTGCTCGTGTGAGTGCCGAGAGtcgacgaggaagaagaagagtgacTCGTTTGGTTCTCGTCGTTGTAGGCGTTTTCGCTATATGTTGGTGTCCGATCCAG gtGATATTAGTTACGAAGTCTTTAGAGGCGTATCCTTTAAAATCGGCGACGATTATGGTCCAGATAGCGAGTCACATTCTGGCATATACCAATAGCTGCGTCAACCCTATCCTTTACGCTTTTCTCAGCGATAATTTCCGAAAGGCCTTTCGGAAAATCATCTATTGCAGGCCACGACAAGATCCACAAAGATCGGGTCCATCTACAAAAACTACAAGAGCCGCTAGCACCGGTGACATCCTATGA
- the LOC124425180 gene encoding allatostatin-A receptor-like isoform X5, with amino-acid sequence METTWDIGILNFTKELNLSFCNGTYIENCKEFELDEIGYDRDLIEKIVRVIVPVFFGMIGILGLIGNTLVVIVVAANPGMRSTTNILIINLAVADLLFVIFCIPFTATDFVLPFWPFGNIWCKIVQYLIIVTAYASVYTLVLMSLDRYLAVVHPITSMSWRTENHAILAICIAWAFIFALSTPALVIHGEIHFTFQDLDDSSTACRILPQYDWSFFQTMAWCSCECRESTRKKKSDSFGSRRCRRFRYMLVSDPGDISYEVFRGVSFKIGDDYGPDSESHSGIYQ; translated from the exons ATGGAGACTACCTGGGACATTGGGATCTTAAATTTTACGAAAGAATTAAATCTAAGCTTTTGCAATGGcacatatattgaaaattgcaAAGAATTTGAACTTGATGAAATTGGCTATGATCGTGATCTTATAGAGAAGATCGTCCGTGTGATAGTGCCGGTTTTTTTTGGGATGATTGGTATACTCGGTTTGATTGGAAATACTCTCGTGGTCATTGTTGTAGCTGCAAATCCAGGCATGAGATCAACTACTAATATTCTCATCATTAATCTCGCAGTGGCCGATCTTCTTTTCGTCATATTTTGCATACCGTTCACAGCGACTGATTTTGTCTTACCTTTCTGGCCATTTGGTAATATCTGGTGTAAGATCGTTCAATATCTTATCATCGTCACTGCCTATGCTAGCGTCTACACGTTGGTCCTTATGAGTCTCGACAG GTATTTGGCGGTGGTTCATCCGATAACATCGATGTCTTGGAGAACAGAGAACCATGCGATTTTAGCGATTTGCATCGCATGGGCATTTATATTTGCTTTATCTACACCAGCTCTCGTTATTCATGGCGAG ATTCACTTTACGTTTCAGGACTTGGACGATTCGTCGACGGCTTGTCGGATCCTACCGCAATATGATTGGTCCTTTTTCCAG ACTATGGCGTGGTGCTCGTGTGAGTGCCGAGAGtcgacgaggaagaagaagagtgacTCGTTTGGTTCTCGTCGTTGTAGGCGTTTTCGCTATATGTTGGTGTCCGATCCAG gtGATATTAGTTACGAAGTCTTTAGAGGCGTATCCTTTAAAATCGGCGACGATTATGGTCCAGATAGCGAGTCACATTCTGGCATATACCAATAG
- the LOC124425180 gene encoding allatostatin-A receptor-like isoform X4, with the protein METTWDIGILNFTKELNLSFCNGTYIENCKEFELDEIGYDRDLIEKIVRVIVPVFFGMIGILGLIGNTLVVIVVAANPGMRSTTNILIINLAVADLLFVIFCIPFTATDFVLPFWPFGNIWCKIVQYLIIVTAYASVYTLVLMSLDRTWTIRRRLVGSYRNMIGPFSRLWRGARVSAESRRGRRRVTRLVLVVVGVFAICWCPIQVILVTKSLEAYPLKSATIMVQIASHILAYTNSCVNPILYAFLSDNFRKAFRKIIYCRPRQDPQRSGPSTKTTRAASTGDIL; encoded by the exons ATGGAGACTACCTGGGACATTGGGATCTTAAATTTTACGAAAGAATTAAATCTAAGCTTTTGCAATGGcacatatattgaaaattgcaAAGAATTTGAACTTGATGAAATTGGCTATGATCGTGATCTTATAGAGAAGATCGTCCGTGTGATAGTGCCGGTTTTTTTTGGGATGATTGGTATACTCGGTTTGATTGGAAATACTCTCGTGGTCATTGTTGTAGCTGCAAATCCAGGCATGAGATCAACTACTAATATTCTCATCATTAATCTCGCAGTGGCCGATCTTCTTTTCGTCATATTTTGCATACCGTTCACAGCGACTGATTTTGTCTTACCTTTCTGGCCATTTGGTAATATCTGGTGTAAGATCGTTCAATATCTTATCATCGTCACTGCCTATGCTAGCGTCTACACGTTGGTCCTTATGAGTCTCGACAG GACTTGGACGATTCGTCGACGGCTTGTCGGATCCTACCGCAATATGATTGGTCCTTTTTCCAG ACTATGGCGTGGTGCTCGTGTGAGTGCCGAGAGtcgacgaggaagaagaagagtgacTCGTTTGGTTCTCGTCGTTGTAGGCGTTTTCGCTATATGTTGGTGTCCGATCCAG gtGATATTAGTTACGAAGTCTTTAGAGGCGTATCCTTTAAAATCGGCGACGATTATGGTCCAGATAGCGAGTCACATTCTGGCATATACCAATAGCTGCGTCAACCCTATCCTTTACGCTTTTCTCAGCGATAATTTCCGAAAGGCCTTTCGGAAAATCATCTATTGCAGGCCACGACAAGATCCACAAAGATCGGGTCCATCTACAAAAACTACAAGAGCCGCTAGCACCGGTGACATCCTATGA